The [Bacillus] selenitireducens MLS10 genome includes a region encoding these proteins:
- a CDS encoding bifunctional 2',3'-cyclic-nucleotide 2'-phosphodiesterase/3'-nucleotidase, protein MKKTLRAVSLAGVASLLAVTAYQLPSQANEQENDGERTTHEFSLFGVADLHGYIMPYDYRTNEHTDHGIAQLHTLIQELEEKHPNNLIVDNGDFIQGSDLAEYEAVTNPIDSSEEKTTTVKAMEAMGVDVSVVGNHEFNFGLDFLQNTIDTAEFPILAANVYDEGTDDLTYDPYLIMEQEVDGRTLNVGVIGLTPPGSMQFDGFFLQGNVYIEDIVTSAEKYVPKMIEDGADIIVANAHSGIDEGFETGDDNAATELAKVEGIDALLLGHQHSDFPGASRYDDIEGVDNEKGLIHGVPAAMPNRYGTKASVIDFDLAYENGEWEILGSEQTLHDARGKEASPDIVEIAEEVHEDVIAFYAEEVGEFEAPITGYFSRVTDTALTQVINDAQMWYAANVMEGTGYEDLPIVSAAAPFSSTVDVAPNETLTRADMSAVYRFPNTLQIAKIDGGQLHDWLETSAGNFNQIDPEETDEQSLLSGFPGFDFDIIDGVEYQIDITKPVGERITDLTLDGEPVDPEQEMLIATNNYRAGGSGGHVDLNLQEDIVVELNTLNRDAIMDYLDETGSVDPSANHNWSIKEVDTKGPVTFSASSNGSPFLDELGLDFITHDGGGDYTIDLSRTASLKETMPETVFSDFNETHRGFTDVQPLIARSVIQGYPDETFRPHHEITRTEAAIMMTRMMDLDTAAAADGGFDDVSESHPHYAYIQAVKEAGIFEGDLHNRFNPDEYITRGETAAILTRAFELSDENRDGAPFTDVPDTFRAAIETLYQLEITEGYTETEFGTERPVTRRDFAILATRADQIQ, encoded by the coding sequence ATGAAGAAAACATTGAGAGCGGTTTCATTGGCCGGTGTTGCATCGCTGTTGGCTGTGACGGCTTATCAGCTGCCATCACAGGCGAATGAGCAGGAAAATGACGGAGAGCGGACCACGCACGAGTTCAGTCTGTTCGGTGTTGCGGATCTGCACGGCTATATCATGCCTTACGATTACCGCACGAATGAACATACGGATCACGGCATTGCCCAGCTGCATACGCTGATTCAGGAACTTGAGGAGAAGCATCCGAACAACCTGATCGTCGATAACGGCGACTTCATCCAAGGCAGTGATCTGGCTGAATATGAAGCTGTGACGAACCCGATCGATTCGTCCGAAGAGAAGACGACGACGGTTAAGGCAATGGAAGCGATGGGTGTTGATGTCAGTGTCGTTGGAAACCATGAGTTCAATTTCGGTTTGGATTTCCTTCAGAACACAATCGATACAGCGGAATTTCCGATTCTCGCGGCAAACGTGTACGATGAAGGAACCGATGATTTGACATATGATCCTTATCTGATTATGGAGCAGGAAGTGGACGGCCGCACGCTCAACGTCGGCGTGATCGGACTGACACCGCCTGGCTCGATGCAGTTTGACGGTTTTTTCCTGCAGGGGAATGTCTATATTGAGGATATCGTAACATCCGCAGAGAAATACGTACCGAAGATGATTGAAGACGGCGCGGACATCATCGTGGCCAACGCACATAGCGGTATTGACGAAGGCTTTGAGACAGGCGACGACAATGCGGCGACGGAGCTTGCCAAGGTCGAAGGTATCGACGCACTGCTCCTCGGCCACCAGCACAGTGATTTTCCTGGTGCATCCCGCTATGACGACATTGAAGGCGTGGACAATGAGAAGGGTCTGATCCATGGCGTGCCGGCAGCGATGCCAAACCGTTATGGTACGAAAGCGAGTGTCATTGACTTTGATCTTGCCTATGAGAATGGCGAATGGGAGATACTCGGCAGCGAACAGACGCTGCATGACGCACGCGGCAAAGAGGCGTCTCCGGATATTGTTGAAATAGCCGAAGAGGTGCATGAGGACGTCATCGCCTTTTATGCTGAGGAAGTCGGCGAGTTTGAAGCACCGATTACGGGCTATTTCTCGCGAGTCACAGATACAGCCCTGACGCAGGTGATTAACGATGCACAAATGTGGTATGCCGCGAACGTGATGGAAGGAACGGGCTATGAAGACTTGCCGATCGTCTCTGCGGCGGCACCGTTCAGTTCCACCGTCGATGTGGCTCCGAATGAGACGCTCACAAGAGCGGATATGAGTGCGGTCTACCGCTTCCCGAACACGCTCCAGATCGCAAAGATAGACGGTGGCCAGCTGCATGACTGGCTTGAGACGAGCGCGGGAAACTTCAACCAGATCGACCCTGAAGAGACGGATGAGCAGAGCCTTCTTTCCGGTTTCCCTGGATTTGATTTTGACATTATCGACGGGGTTGAGTATCAAATTGACATTACGAAGCCGGTTGGTGAACGGATTACCGACCTGACGCTTGACGGCGAGCCGGTCGATCCCGAGCAGGAGATGCTGATCGCAACGAATAACTACCGTGCCGGCGGAAGTGGCGGTCATGTTGACCTGAATCTTCAGGAGGACATCGTCGTGGAATTGAACACGCTGAACCGTGATGCGATTATGGACTATCTTGATGAGACAGGCAGCGTGGATCCTTCAGCCAATCATAACTGGTCCATCAAGGAAGTTGACACAAAAGGTCCGGTGACGTTCTCCGCAAGCAGCAACGGTTCACCGTTCCTCGACGAACTCGGGCTCGATTTTATCACTCATGATGGCGGCGGAGACTACACGATTGACCTCTCCCGCACTGCCTCTCTGAAAGAAACCATGCCAGAGACCGTATTCAGTGATTTCAACGAAACCCACCGCGGATTCACTGACGTGCAGCCACTGATTGCGCGTTCTGTGATCCAGGGGTACCCGGATGAAACATTCCGCCCTCACCATGAAATCACGAGAACGGAAGCGGCGATCATGATGACGCGTATGATGGATCTGGATACGGCTGCGGCCGCGGATGGCGGATTTGACGATGTGTCTGAGAGCCACCCGCACTATGCCTATATCCAGGCCGTCAAAGAAGCGGGTATCTTCGAAGGGGATCTGCATAACCGGTTTAACCCGGATGAGTACATCACCCGTGGTGAAACGGCTGCGATTCTGACCCGTGCATTTGAACTGTCTGATGAGAACAGGGATGGGGCGCCGTTTACGGACGTGCCTGATACGTTCCGAGCTGCAATCGAAACGCTGTATCAACTTGAGATCACAGAAGGATACACAGAAACGGAATTCGGAACCGAACGCCCGGTGACCCGCCGTGACTTTGCCATCCTTGCAACAAGAGCCGATCAGATTCAGTAA
- a CDS encoding HAD family hydrolase: MTIKLLAFDIDNTLAQINEPILDETVQALRDFENQGLTIAFVSGKPAIYIAGLVRQVGLKNPVIIGENGLSTYYGCGVPPKKIIENDTVTERDRELLFDVRKTLTDEYGERIWFQPNEVSVTIFPKDIGEIGTMKQTVEEIFRSEAVRDALVFYTHADSIDIAPKLVNKGAAVKALLQEEGWTAEEMIAVGDGENDVPTFSLAGHSVGVDFKGDFKVDKNARDIHEAIAHVRSIVT; encoded by the coding sequence ATGACGATTAAACTATTGGCATTTGATATTGACAATACCCTGGCGCAGATTAACGAACCGATCCTGGACGAGACGGTCCAGGCATTACGGGACTTTGAGAATCAGGGACTGACCATTGCATTCGTATCCGGGAAGCCGGCGATCTATATTGCCGGACTGGTGAGGCAAGTGGGGCTTAAGAACCCGGTGATCATCGGGGAGAACGGCTTAAGCACGTACTACGGCTGCGGCGTGCCGCCGAAGAAAATCATTGAGAACGACACGGTGACAGAACGTGACCGTGAACTTTTGTTCGATGTGAGGAAGACGCTGACGGACGAATACGGTGAGCGGATCTGGTTTCAGCCAAACGAAGTGAGCGTGACAATCTTTCCGAAGGATATAGGGGAGATCGGTACGATGAAACAGACGGTTGAGGAGATATTCCGCTCTGAGGCGGTGCGTGATGCCCTTGTGTTTTACACCCATGCGGATTCCATCGACATTGCACCGAAGCTCGTCAACAAAGGCGCAGCCGTCAAGGCCCTTCTTCAGGAAGAGGGCTGGACTGCTGAAGAGATGATTGCCGTCGGTGACGGGGAGAACGATGTCCCGACCTTTTCGTTGGCCGGTCATTCGGTGGGTGTCGATTTCAAAGGGGATTTCAAGGTGGACAAGAACGCCCGGGATATTCATGAGGCGATTGCCCATGTGAGAAGCATTGTGACATAA
- a CDS encoding methyl-accepting chemotaxis protein, translating into MGILAVLTGKAPEEKAVTDENALDMAHVYDFINESQVVSDRMMAAVEEVNMALGQLRQIADQSVSEGKALKANSHQSMEQIQEAFARLQEVSATSEQIRKTAVTMSEESEEAKQSMGKVSDSLASTEAVMERLTGYNGSVTENIQGLTDHTAKIDEINTLIKGVVSQTSLLSLNASIEAARAGEHGKGFSVVAQEIKKLADQSSEAVERSSGILTAIEQGVEEVVASVEEERLAVAEGVQEVAAMKERVHAILGQITNVNDLVQETANDSESQAVMTNEATEQLEEVVDRVKDTLTYIDRTVDDMAAQQTQTTHLTAISEDLHAASTELTSSIRALDVEESVDVADADLEAVKELLSSIVVAAEIKGLDPAAHEACLTRQIERSDAVEAIWSNRADGSFIYSNPPAGLANARQRDWWKKAMDGEFFVSENYISAITKKPCITLSTAIKDEEGEPVGMVGMDVKLSEQ; encoded by the coding sequence ATGGGAATACTTGCGGTATTGACCGGGAAGGCACCGGAAGAAAAAGCAGTGACTGATGAGAATGCGTTGGATATGGCACATGTGTATGATTTCATCAATGAGTCGCAGGTCGTCTCAGACCGGATGATGGCAGCGGTCGAAGAGGTGAACATGGCGCTTGGGCAATTGAGACAGATTGCCGATCAGTCTGTTTCCGAAGGAAAGGCATTGAAGGCGAACAGCCATCAGTCAATGGAACAGATTCAGGAAGCCTTTGCAAGGCTGCAGGAAGTCTCCGCCACTTCAGAACAGATCCGCAAGACGGCTGTGACGATGAGTGAGGAGAGCGAAGAAGCGAAGCAGTCAATGGGGAAAGTGAGTGATTCCCTTGCGTCCACAGAGGCGGTGATGGAGAGACTAACCGGTTACAACGGCTCGGTGACGGAAAACATCCAGGGGCTGACGGATCATACGGCGAAGATTGATGAGATCAATACGCTCATTAAAGGTGTCGTCTCCCAGACGTCGCTGTTGTCTTTGAATGCGTCGATTGAAGCGGCGCGTGCCGGGGAGCACGGCAAGGGCTTCTCCGTTGTGGCCCAGGAGATCAAAAAGCTCGCCGATCAGAGCAGTGAAGCGGTGGAACGGTCTTCGGGGATCTTAACGGCGATTGAACAGGGAGTCGAAGAGGTCGTTGCGTCAGTGGAAGAAGAGCGCCTTGCCGTGGCGGAAGGCGTGCAGGAAGTCGCGGCGATGAAGGAACGGGTCCACGCGATTCTCGGCCAGATCACGAACGTGAACGATCTCGTGCAGGAGACGGCGAACGACAGCGAGTCCCAGGCGGTGATGACAAACGAGGCAACGGAACAGCTCGAAGAGGTCGTTGACCGGGTGAAGGATACATTGACATACATCGACAGAACCGTGGATGATATGGCGGCCCAACAGACGCAGACGACCCACTTGACGGCGATCAGTGAAGATCTGCACGCGGCATCGACGGAACTGACGTCCTCGATCCGTGCCCTCGACGTCGAGGAGTCGGTGGATGTTGCCGACGCGGATCTAGAAGCGGTGAAGGAGCTGCTCAGTTCGATTGTTGTCGCCGCAGAGATTAAAGGACTTGATCCGGCGGCTCATGAAGCCTGTTTAACCCGGCAGATTGAAAGAAGCGATGCCGTGGAAGCGATCTGGTCGAACCGGGCGGATGGTTCATTTATTTACTCGAATCCTCCGGCCGGACTTGCGAACGCGAGGCAGCGTGACTGGTGGAAGAAGGCGATGGACGGAGAGTTCTTTGTGTCGGAGAACTATATCTCGGCGATCACCAAGAAGCCGTGTATCACGCTGTCGACGGCGATTAAGGATGAAGAGGGCGAGCCTGTCGGCATGGTCGGCATGGACGTCAAACTCTCTGAACAATGA